GGTAAGCCGCCATAGCGGATGAGCAATTCACCAGTCTGCCTTGTACAAACTCAAGGCGCTGCGGCTCGTCAGGCAGCCAGGAACGGCTTACCGTCCCGTCGACCACCAGCACACCAGTAAAGGTTTCCTCCACCGGGCAGGTGTAGATCTCTCCATCCGGCAACTGGGTCAGGGCCGTACCACGGCACATACCGTCCTCGGCCAGCCAACGCCGACCCTTGACTGAAAAGCGGATATCGGTACCCAGCTCGGATGTAATTGAAAACTCCTCCACCCGCTCTATTTCCGCCCTGGTCTGCGCCAGCAGAGCCGCTAACGCCGGATATTCCACATCACCCCAAAACGCATCGGCCAGATAGCTTTCATTCCAATCGTAGAGGGTCAAAATCCGGCAGCCCTGAGCCCGCAGCAAGGCACGCTGCGCCAGACATCCCTCATAGCCCGGTCCGGCCGGCTGATAGAGTTCCAGGGCATGGCCGACTTCAGCCAGCTCCGGTCCGGTTAATAGCTGGCTAGGGCTATGAACGAGCAGGCAGGGATAGGGTAAAAGACCGGCGATAGCTTCTGCCAGTTCCCTGTTTCCCTGATAGCACAAGGCAATTTTTTTTACTGGGAACTCGCTGTCCGTCAGGGATGCCAGCAGGGTTTGGCGCAATCTGTTCATGGAGAACCTCCCAAAGCTTATTAGGGCTTGTTTGTAAAATATCCGAAACAGTCAGTGCTTTGTAAACCCTGGTTCTATCGTGTTCTTACGAGATCTTTTCCGCCCTGTTTTGTTGTCGTCGACTTACATATTCCCGATATGCACGCCTCCTCCGCCTCGCAGGACGAAAAATCTCTCGCAATTCATTCTATAGGCTTAGAGTTTACAGACCACTAGTTGACGCTGATTTTTGTGCCATAGTTCATTAATATTTTTTGAGATAGGGGCCGCTATTCCGGCAAAATGTTGCTGCGTCTAACGTAACTATCCCGCGCTTAAGATCATTTCGTTACTTTACAAACAAGCTCTACTTATATTTTATTTATGGCACTACAAAATAAGACATGAATCAGGCGAAAAGAATCGGTGTGCCTGTTGCTTGTACCTGTAAAAAGAAAAAAAGAGAACCCCGCGGGTTCTCTCGTTTTTTATTCTGCTGTAAACGGCAACAAAGCAATGTTTCTTGCCCGTTTGATGGATATAGTCAATTGACGCTGATGTTTGGCGCAGTTGCCCGAAATACGGCGCGGCAGGATTTTACCGCGTTCAGTCGTATAACGGCGTAACTTCGGAACGTCTTTATAGTCAATGGCTTCCACTTTATCTACGCAGAAGCTGCAAACTTTTTTCTTAGGTTTTCTGCCTCTTTCACGTTTCACCGTATGAACCTCCCTTTAAAATGGTATTTCCTCTTCAGGGAAGACATCACTACCAAAAGAGCTGGCATCATTGAAGGAATTGGTGCTGCCGCCGCCACCGCTATTGCCGCCGGTCTGACGGCTGTCCAGAAACTCAATGTTCTGGGCAATGACTTCGGCTACCCGCCGCTTCTGTCCGTCGTTTCCGTCATAGGAGCGGATTTGGAGTCGTCCCTCTACCAGCACACGGCGTCCTTTGGTAAGATTATTGCCACAAATTTCGGCCAGTTTTTCCCATGCAACGATGGGAATAAAGTCAGTCTGTTCTTGGCCTTGTCCGCCGCCGAAGCGGTTTACCGCGATAGAAAAGGAAGCCACCGCTTTACCGTTCTGCGTGTAGCGCACCTCAGGATCACGAGCCAAGCGACCGACTAAGATAACCTTATTCATGGTTTATTCCCTCCGAAAGACTGCTGCTTATGAGCAGCCTCTGTAATATTTAGCGTTTTTACGCACTGCTGTTTATTCGTCTTCTTTAATAACCATATGTTTCAAGATCTCATCGGTAATCTTCATCACACGGTCAAGCTCGGCAACAACAGCCGGTTCACCAGTGAAGTAGAAGATGCAGTAATAACCCTCGGTGAAGTCTTTCACTTCATAGGCCAAGCGTTTTTTACCCCAACGATCAATCTTCTCAATGTTTCCGCCATTTGCAGTCACAAGGTTTTCAAACTTGGCAAGCACCGCGTTTGTTGCCTCTTCTTCCAACGGCTTAACAATGAATATGACTTCGTACTTTCTCACGAAATCACCTCCTCCTGTGGACTAGTGGCTCCCGCATGGGGAGCAGGGAGGTTAACAAATAAAATTTGCAAACCAACAAACCAGGACAATGTCCTAGACTAAATTATTATAGCATTAAAAATATCCAATTGCAAGAAATTTACACAAGAAGGGAACCGCTGATTTAATGAGCCTGCCAGCCTGGCGAGAGATTTTTCAACTGGCAAGGAAGTAAGACCGCAGGAATAGCGGTTCCTATTTCAAGTTTTGCTGAAGCAGCCAGATGGAAAAAGATCCGCCAGGCTGTGCGGTGTGAATAAATCAGTGGTTCCCTAAACATTAAAGCGGAAATAGGTCACATCGCCGTCCTGCATTACATAGTCTTTGCCTTCCAGCCGGACCAGTCCCTTTTCTCTGGCGGCCGCCTGACTGCCGGCCGCCATCAGATCGGCAAAGGATACGATTTCCGCCCGGATAAAGCCGCGTTCAATGTCACTATGAATCTTGCCGCCAGCCTGCGGCGCTTTAGTGCCCCGGCAAATGGTCCAGGCCCTGACTTCCTGCTCGCCGGCCGTCAAAAAAGTCATCAAACCCAAAAGTTTATGCGACGCCCGGATCAGCTTGTCCAGACCTGATTCGTTCAAACCCAGTTCGGCCAGGAACTCCCTGGCGTCTGCTTCCGGCAACTCGGCGATTTCCGCTTCCACCTTGGCCGAGACGGCGACGACGCCGGCTTTTTCCTGCTGCGCGTATTGGAGCACAGCCTGCACATACCGATTGTCTTCCGGGCTGGTCACTTCTTCTTCGCTGACATTGGCGACAAACAGGACCGGTTTAAGCGTCAGGAGATTGAGGTCAGCGATCATCGCCGCTTCATCGGCTTCCAAGTCTACCCGGCGGGCCGGTTCGGCATTACCCAAAGCTTCCTGAATTCGCTTGAGGATAGTCAGCTCGGTCTGGGCCTTCTTATCGCCGCTCTTCACCAGCTTCTGGGTGCGCTCCATTCTTTTCTCCACCGTTTCCAGGTCGGCCAGGCACAACTCGGTATTGATAATCTCAATATCCCGCAACGGGTCCAGAGCGCCTTCGACATGGGTAATATTCTCATCGGCAAAGCAGCGCACCACCTGGGCAATAGCGTCAACCTGGCGAATGTGGGCCAGAAATTTATTGCCCAACCCTTCTCCCTGCGCCGCCCCCTTGACCAAGCCGGCAATATCGACAAAGCGGACAGCCGCCGGAATAACCCGTTTCGATTTATACATATCGACCAGCTTCTGCAAGCGTTCATCCGGGACATCCACCACCCCTACATTGGGTTCAATGGTGCAAAACGGATAGTTGGCCGCTTCAGCGCCCGCCTTGGTAATGGCATTAAACAGGGTGCTCTTGCCGACATTGGGCAAACCGACGATGCCTACTTCTAAATTTGTGCTCATGTATCTTCCACCTTACTTTAAATTTCGTTGCCTTAGGAACCGCTGATGTAATGAACCTGTCGGCCTGGCGAGAGATTTTTCCGCCTGGCAAGGAGGTTAAAACCAGGAATAGTTGGGCTATTTCAAGGTTTGGCTGACGCAGGCAGACGGAAAAAGATCCGTCAGGACGCACAGTGTGAATACATTAGCGGTTCCTTATATCTTTGTCTATTGTAGAGTATCACTGCCAGAAATTCAATAGGCACTAGTGCCTCATCCGGCGGGAAGCCGTAGTATGGCATCGAGGATTTTTGCCATCAGGCAAGACGGAGGAGGTGCGCATACCGGGTATATGTAAACCGACGACAACGAAGGCTGATGGCAAAAAGACCGGGGATCTGCCACAGCTTTCTGCCGGATGAAGCACTAATGCTCCGCCGGCTCGTCGGTCCGGCCCACAATGGTTTTGACGGCTTTCTCAAATTTCGGCCGGGGAACCATCACCCAGCGGCCGCAGCCCAGGCATTTGATGCCGAAGTCGATGCCTGTCCGGGTAATTTCCCAGCGGTCCGAACCGCAGGGATGCTGTTTTTTCATTTTAACAATGTCGCCGATCTTATACTGTATCCGCTCCATCTTACTTTCCCCCTAGCTTTTTATTAACAGCGCCGGCGGCATGACAATGCCTGCCGACTGAAACAAAGTGGCCACTTTATGGCGGATAGCGGTTTCCACCGCCCCCTGCTTAAGCGGCACCGTCTCGGCCACTAGCCGCAGCAGCATATCGGTGCTGCGAAATTCTACAATACCTACCACCTTGGGGCCACTTACCACTTCCGGCATAGCAGCGCCAACGGCGGCACAAGCCTCCTCCAGCAAAGCCACGACCTGATTCAGGTCGGCTTCGTAAGCAACAGGAATATTCACTACTGCCTGCATATGACCCCGGGTATAATTACTGATCCGGGTAATAGCGCCGTTAGGGATAAAATGCAGCACGCCATTGGCATCCCGCAGCTTGGTGGAACGGAAACCGATCTCCTCCACTGTCCCGGCCATATTGTCACTGACAATATAGTCGCCAACCGAATACTGGTCCTCCAGAATAATAAAGAAGCCGCTGATAAAATCCTTGATCAGACTCTGGGCGCCTACGCCAAGGGCCAACCCGATCACACCGGCGCCGGCAATCAGCGAGGTGGTGTCGATGCTGCATTCCTGGAGCAGCATAATGACTGCGATGAAATATATGATATAGCGGAGAATGTTGGCAGTCAGGGCATATAAGGTCCGGGCCCGTTTCTCTTCCAAATAGAAGGTTTTTACACCTTGGGGTGGAATAAAAAACCGGCCGATCAGTGTATGGGATATTTTCAAAACCACTGCCGCTCCCACTAAAATGGCCAGAATCCGCAGCAGCTTATGCGCCGTCTCCAGCAAAAAATCAGGATTTACAAAAAACTCTGTCACAGAGCGACCTCCTTAAAGCATCAATTGTATAATAATTAGACTTTCCAGGAAAAATTCCTCTTTTCCAGCCGTCAGTAACACGTTCACTCAGTGCCTCATATAATGTATGACAAATCCGTGCGAAGGGGCGATCGCTATGGCGACAACACCGCAACCCATTGTTAATACTATTCTTGCCGATGTCAATGCCATCATTCCGAATTTTTCTTCGCTGGTCAGTTCCTACCGTCTGCTTGTGGGCTCCGCCGAAGAAATC
The window above is part of the Propionispora vibrioides genome. Proteins encoded here:
- a CDS encoding aminopeptidase, giving the protein MNRLRQTLLASLTDSEFPVKKIALCYQGNRELAEAIAGLLPYPCLLVHSPSQLLTGPELAEVGHALELYQPAGPGYEGCLAQRALLRAQGCRILTLYDWNESYLADAFWGDVEYPALAALLAQTRAEIERVEEFSITSELGTDIRFSVKGRRWLAEDGMCRGTALTQLPDGEIYTCPVEETFTGVLVVDGTVSRSWLPDEPQRLEFVQGRLVNCSSAMAAYLAPKAPDIYQIGEFALGFNTACRQVVRNISVDEKAAGTVHFALGDSYGLGQSKSRYHVDMVIRRPKVRTWPAIQLPYFD
- the rpsR gene encoding 30S ribosomal protein S18, with product MKRERGRKPKKKVCSFCVDKVEAIDYKDVPKLRRYTTERGKILPRRISGNCAKHQRQLTISIKRARNIALLPFTAE
- a CDS encoding single-stranded DNA-binding protein, whose amino-acid sequence is MNKVILVGRLARDPEVRYTQNGKAVASFSIAVNRFGGGQGQEQTDFIPIVAWEKLAEICGNNLTKGRRVLVEGRLQIRSYDGNDGQKRRVAEVIAQNIEFLDSRQTGGNSGGGGSTNSFNDASSFGSDVFPEEEIPF
- the rpsF gene encoding 30S ribosomal protein S6; its protein translation is MRKYEVIFIVKPLEEEATNAVLAKFENLVTANGGNIEKIDRWGKKRLAYEVKDFTEGYYCIFYFTGEPAVVAELDRVMKITDEILKHMVIKEDE
- the ychF gene encoding redox-regulated ATPase YchF, producing the protein MSTNLEVGIVGLPNVGKSTLFNAITKAGAEAANYPFCTIEPNVGVVDVPDERLQKLVDMYKSKRVIPAAVRFVDIAGLVKGAAQGEGLGNKFLAHIRQVDAIAQVVRCFADENITHVEGALDPLRDIEIINTELCLADLETVEKRMERTQKLVKSGDKKAQTELTILKRIQEALGNAEPARRVDLEADEAAMIADLNLLTLKPVLFVANVSEEEVTSPEDNRYVQAVLQYAQQEKAGVVAVSAKVEAEIAELPEADAREFLAELGLNESGLDKLIRASHKLLGLMTFLTAGEQEVRAWTICRGTKAPQAGGKIHSDIERGFIRAEIVSFADLMAAGSQAAAREKGLVRLEGKDYVMQDGDVTYFRFNV
- a CDS encoding DUF951 domain-containing protein; protein product: MERIQYKIGDIVKMKKQHPCGSDRWEITRTGIDFGIKCLGCGRWVMVPRPKFEKAVKTIVGRTDEPAEH
- a CDS encoding mechanosensitive ion channel family protein, which encodes MTEFFVNPDFLLETAHKLLRILAILVGAAVVLKISHTLIGRFFIPPQGVKTFYLEEKRARTLYALTANILRYIIYFIAVIMLLQECSIDTTSLIAGAGVIGLALGVGAQSLIKDFISGFFIILEDQYSVGDYIVSDNMAGTVEEIGFRSTKLRDANGVLHFIPNGAITRISNYTRGHMQAVVNIPVAYEADLNQVVALLEEACAAVGAAMPEVVSGPKVVGIVEFRSTDMLLRLVAETVPLKQGAVETAIRHKVATLFQSAGIVMPPALLIKS